The following are encoded together in the Zingiber officinale cultivar Zhangliang chromosome 8A, Zo_v1.1, whole genome shotgun sequence genome:
- the LOC122010158 gene encoding probable NADH dehydrogenase [ubiquinone] 1 alpha subcomplex subunit 5, mitochondrial yields MFLRRVLLGGGWRAMSTQVGKKVKETTGIVGLDVVPNAREVLISLYTRTLREIQAVPPDEGYRKAVESFTRQRLNVCLEEDDWEEIENRLGCGQVEELIEEAKDELTLISKMIEWDPWGVPEDYECKVIEDNTPIPKHVPHHRPSPLPNEFFKTLEAITTDSPPKDETAPQLKT; encoded by the exons ATGTTCCTGCGGCGAGTGCTGTTGGGCGGTGGATGGCGGGCTATGTCGACGCAGGTAGGGAAGAAGGTGAAGGAGACGACCGGGATTGTGGGGCTCGACGTGGTGCCCAACGCCCGCGAGGTGCTGATCTCCCTCTACACTCGCACTCTCAGGGAGATCCAGGCCGTGCCCCCGGACGAGGGCTACCGTAAGGCCGTCGAGAGCTTCACCCGCCAACGCCTCAACGTCTGCCTGGAGGAGGATGACTGGGAGGAGATCGAGAACCGCCTGGGGTGCGGCCAGGTTGAGGAGCTCATCGAGGAGGCGAAGGACGAGCTCACGCTTATCTCCAAGATGATCG AGTGGGATCCATGGGGAGTTCCTGAGGACTACGAATGTAAGGTTATCGAAGATAACACTCCAATTCCTAAACATGTTCCACATCACCGACCTTCCCCTCTCCCCAATGAGTTCTTTAAGACGTTGGAGGCCATCACGACAGATTCGCCTCCCAAGGATGAAACAGCACCCCAGTTAAAAACTTAA
- the LOC122010157 gene encoding transcription factor MYB108-like codes for MEVQEMELRRGPWTREEDRALMNYIAVNGEGKWNSLARRAGLRRTGKSCRLRWLNYLRPDVRRGNITPEEQLLILELHSRWGNRWSKIAQYFPGRTDNEIKNYWRTRVQKHAKQLECDAGSQQFRDVVRYLWMPRLLERIGGGGSSTSAAAEFGVATPAITETEAKPSPENSTAAASSSSVDSVSAQFSPQPPVSGGLMHPGGELWPESLPKAFDFPDLEQMVWPAGDDLWSADEIWLLQQQF; via the exons ATGGAGGTCCAGGAGATGGAGTTGAGAAGAGGGCCTTGGACGAGGGAGGAGGACCGCGCGCTGATGAACTACATCGCCGTCAATGGCGAGGGGAAGTGGAATTCGCTGGCTCGTCGCGCAG ggctGAGGAGGACGGGGAAGAGCTGTCGCCTCCGGTGGCTGAACTATCTCCGGCCGGACGTACGGAGGGGCAACATCACGCCGGAGGAGCAACTGCTCATCTTGGAACTCCACTCGCGGTGGGGGAACAG ATGGTCGAAGATAGCGCAGTATTTTCCGGGGAGAACCGATAACGAGATCAAGAACTACTGGAGGACGCGGGTGCAGAAGCACGCGAAGCAGCTCGAATGCGACGCCGGCAGCCAGCAGTTCAGGGACGTCGTGCGCTACCTGTGGATGCCCCGCCTCCTGGAGAGAATCGGCGGCGGAGGCTCCAGTACGTCCGCCGCTGCGGAGTTCGGGGTTGCGACTCCGGCGATCACGGAGACGGAGGCAAAGCCCAGCCCGGAGAATTCGACCGCCGCTGCGTCGTCGTCGTCGGTGGATTCGGTCAGCGCGCAGTTCTCGCCGCAGCCTCCTGTTTCCGGCGGCCTGATGCATCCAGGCGGCGAGCTGTGGCCGGAGTCGCTGCCGAAGGCCTTCGACTTCCCGGACTTGGAGCAGATGGTGTGGCCAGCAGGGGACGATCTGTGGAGCGCGGACGAGATCTGGTTGCTGCAGCAACAATTTTAA